The proteins below come from a single Ruegeria sp. SCSIO 43209 genomic window:
- a CDS encoding Hsp33 family molecular chaperone HslO produces MSIGTKIAWDDTVLPFQLDIPDMRGRVARLDGVLGGILKQHDYPEVVEALVAEMALLTALIGQTVSLRWKLSLQVQSKGAVRMIATDYYAPQVEGEPAQIRAYASFDRDRLTDAAPFDQVGDGYFAIMIDQGEGTQPYQGITPLAGGSLSACAEAYFAQSEQLPTRFSLSFGKSTEPGVGEHWRAGGIMLQHMPKASPFAASGEGSGEILSASDLVDGEEGENWDRVNILLDTVDDLEMIGPSVAPTDLLVRLFHEEQPRVYDAQQVKFGCTCSEDRVRQSLSIYSAQDIATMTTDEGTVTADCQFCGAHYVLDPATVGFEAEGPDGA; encoded by the coding sequence ATGTCTATTGGAACCAAAATCGCGTGGGACGATACCGTCCTGCCCTTTCAACTCGATATACCCGACATGCGAGGCCGCGTGGCCCGGCTGGACGGCGTGTTGGGCGGCATCTTGAAACAGCACGACTACCCGGAGGTGGTCGAGGCGCTGGTGGCCGAGATGGCCCTGCTGACTGCATTGATAGGGCAAACGGTATCGCTGCGCTGGAAGCTGTCTCTGCAGGTGCAATCCAAGGGCGCAGTGCGGATGATCGCAACCGATTATTATGCGCCACAGGTCGAAGGTGAACCCGCGCAGATCCGCGCCTATGCGAGCTTTGACCGCGACCGGCTGACCGATGCAGCCCCTTTCGATCAGGTGGGTGACGGGTACTTCGCCATCATGATTGACCAAGGTGAAGGTACACAGCCTTATCAGGGCATCACCCCACTGGCCGGGGGATCACTGAGCGCGTGTGCGGAAGCCTATTTCGCGCAGTCCGAACAGCTGCCGACCCGGTTTTCGCTGAGCTTCGGCAAATCGACCGAACCCGGCGTCGGTGAACACTGGCGCGCTGGCGGGATCATGCTGCAGCACATGCCCAAAGCCTCGCCCTTTGCCGCTTCCGGGGAGGGCAGCGGAGAGATCCTGTCTGCCTCGGATTTGGTGGATGGTGAAGAGGGCGAGAACTGGGATCGCGTCAACATCCTGCTCGACACCGTGGATGATCTGGAGATGATCGGGCCATCCGTTGCGCCAACCGACCTTCTGGTGCGTCTGTTTCACGAGGAACAGCCTCGCGTCTATGATGCACAGCAGGTAAAATTCGGTTGCACTTGTTCCGAAGATCGCGTGCGCCAAAGCCTGTCGATCTATTCGGCGCAGGATATTGCGACAATGACCACGGACGAAGGCACCGTCACAGCAGACTGCCAATTCTGCGGTGCGCACTATGTGCTGGACCCTGCGACCGTCGG